A region from the Nesterenkonia lacusekhoensis genome encodes:
- a CDS encoding HAD family hydrolase has translation MAGIDARTLRLIASDIDGTILSYRSAVSGTVSSRTVAAFHAAREAGVQIVLVTGRPVRWLKPVSDALGAIGPVICSNGAVVYDLAEDRLLREDPLEAEALFEAKDLILDIDRQASFAAETLEHLHSEPEFLKDSLFFEEDRRRAAGVTEDTLRLGPLDETLERDALGAARTPGGEVGVGHAADRVVKLLVKTTAMDADLFLEKVRERVGHLLSVTHSAPGVSLLELSAKGVNKASALQRVSAEFGVGAEGVVAFGDMPNDIEMLQWAGTSWVVGSAHPMAQSAAHHVTADCDDDGVAQVIEQLLEGARALP, from the coding sequence ATGGCTGGGATCGACGCGCGGACCCTGCGGCTCATCGCCAGCGACATCGACGGCACCATCCTGAGCTATCGCTCGGCGGTCTCCGGGACGGTGAGCAGCCGCACCGTGGCCGCCTTCCACGCCGCCCGTGAGGCAGGAGTGCAGATCGTGCTGGTCACCGGGCGTCCGGTGCGGTGGCTCAAGCCGGTCAGCGACGCCCTGGGTGCCATCGGGCCGGTGATCTGCTCCAACGGCGCGGTGGTCTATGACCTGGCCGAAGATCGGCTGCTGCGGGAGGACCCGTTGGAGGCAGAGGCGCTCTTCGAGGCCAAGGACCTGATCCTGGACATCGACCGGCAGGCTTCCTTCGCCGCTGAGACTCTGGAGCATCTGCACTCGGAGCCTGAGTTCCTGAAGGATTCGCTCTTCTTCGAAGAGGATCGCCGCCGTGCCGCGGGGGTCACCGAGGACACGCTGCGGCTGGGCCCTCTGGACGAGACGCTGGAACGTGACGCCCTGGGCGCCGCCCGCACGCCGGGCGGGGAGGTCGGCGTCGGGCATGCGGCGGACCGTGTGGTGAAGCTGCTGGTGAAGACCACGGCCATGGATGCGGACCTGTTTCTGGAGAAGGTGCGTGAGCGGGTGGGGCACCTGCTCAGCGTGACCCATTCGGCCCCGGGGGTGAGCCTGCTGGAGCTCTCGGCGAAGGGGGTCAACAAGGCCTCGGCGCTCCAGCGGGTCAGTGCTGAGTTCGGTGTGGGGGCGGAGGGCGTGGTCGCCTTCGGCGATATGCCCAACGACATCGAGATGCTGCAGTGGGCCGGGACGTCATGGGTCGTCGGCTCGGCGCACCCGATGGCGCAGTCGGCCGCCCATCACGTCACCGCAGACTGCGACGACGACGGCGTCGCCCAGGTCATCGAACAGCTGCTGGAGGGCGCGCGTGCCCTACCGTGA